The following proteins come from a genomic window of Alicyclobacillus dauci:
- a CDS encoding protein arginine kinase translates to MSLSDFLQRAMSRWMKDGGPEDDIVLTSRIRVARNLQGYPFPILQTDSHANEIIEMVDKAIQSEPMRGLGVFELIRCRDLSALDRQVFVEKHLISPDLAEQEKHGAVVLRNDELVSIMVNEEDHLRVQCIMPGLKLKEAWELANQIDDALEQKLTYAFHEKYGYLTACPTNVGTGIRASVMMHLPGLVLTGSINRMLSAVSQVGLAVRGIYGEGSESYGNLFQVSNQITLGETEEEIVQNLQSVVMQLIEHERTARQQLLQRNRIQLEDRVSRSFGILAYARRMDSKETLERLSDVRLGIDLGIIQGVSSGILKELMVTTQPAFLQKYFARELSATERDVRRAALIRERLRLDDTEVHG, encoded by the coding sequence ATGTCACTCAGTGACTTTCTACAACGCGCAATGAGTCGCTGGATGAAGGACGGCGGTCCAGAGGACGACATCGTGCTCACCAGCCGTATCCGTGTGGCTCGGAATTTACAGGGTTACCCATTCCCGATATTACAAACAGATAGCCATGCAAACGAGATCATCGAAATGGTGGATAAGGCCATCCAATCTGAACCAATGCGTGGACTCGGCGTGTTTGAGCTGATTCGTTGCCGCGACTTGTCAGCGTTGGATCGCCAGGTGTTTGTGGAAAAACACTTGATCAGTCCCGATCTCGCCGAGCAAGAAAAACACGGCGCCGTGGTCCTCCGCAATGATGAACTCGTCAGCATCATGGTCAATGAAGAGGATCATCTCCGCGTTCAGTGCATTATGCCTGGCCTGAAATTGAAGGAAGCATGGGAACTTGCAAACCAAATCGACGATGCATTGGAGCAAAAGTTGACGTACGCGTTTCACGAGAAGTATGGCTACTTGACCGCTTGCCCAACGAATGTTGGTACGGGAATTCGAGCGTCCGTCATGATGCACCTGCCAGGACTTGTCCTCACGGGGAGCATCAATCGGATGCTGAGTGCCGTGTCTCAGGTGGGACTGGCCGTCCGAGGGATCTACGGAGAAGGTTCTGAGTCATACGGGAATCTATTCCAAGTATCAAACCAAATCACACTTGGCGAGACTGAAGAGGAGATCGTCCAAAACTTGCAGAGCGTCGTCATGCAATTGATTGAACATGAGCGTACGGCAAGGCAGCAACTCCTCCAAAGGAATCGAATTCAGCTTGAGGATAGGGTAAGTAGATCTTTCGGAATTTTAGCCTACGCTCGAAGAATGGATTCGAAAGAGACGCTAGAGCGTTTGTCCGACGTTCGGCTGGGGATCGACTTGGGGATCATTCAAGGCGTGTCTTCCGGAATCTTGAAAGAGCTGATGGTAACGACGCAGCCCGCGTTTTTGCAAAAGTACTTTGCTCGCGAACTGTCCGCTACGGAGCGAGACGTGAGAAGAGCTGCGTTAATTCGTGAACGTCTTCGATTAGATGACACGGAGGTGCATGGATAA